A single region of the Aeromonas hydrophila subsp. hydrophila ATCC 7966 genome encodes:
- a CDS encoding sodium:phosphate symporter codes for MHSTPSFAQQQIRRTGPLFNWLAVIALIYLILVAVGAVSHGFKGFSGGAEGAAQIFAFASNPFVALLLGILATALVQSSSTVTSVIVGLVAGGLPIGMAIPMVMGANLGTTITNTIVSLGHIRDRGEFRRAFAAATVHDFFNLLAVFIFLPLELMFGLLQKSAEALADLLAGSADMSMQGMDFMKPLLSPALTFIDGLVAFLPGKGPAIATICIGILLILGCVTWLGKVLQRVLVGRARDLLHRALGRGPLTGIASGTLVTVMVQSSSTTTSLMIPLAGGGVFSTRQLYPFTLGANIGTTITALLAATAISGAGAKLALTIALVHVLFNLFAVVLIYGVPFLRELPVKAAEGLARVGSENKLLALGYVAGLFFALPALMMVAAK; via the coding sequence ATGCACAGCACCCCATCTTTCGCACAACAGCAGATCCGTCGTACCGGCCCACTGTTCAACTGGCTCGCTGTCATCGCTCTGATCTACCTGATCCTGGTTGCCGTTGGCGCCGTCTCCCACGGCTTCAAGGGCTTCTCCGGCGGTGCCGAGGGCGCGGCCCAGATCTTCGCCTTCGCAAGCAACCCCTTCGTCGCCTTGCTGCTCGGCATCCTGGCCACCGCCCTGGTGCAATCCTCCAGCACGGTGACCTCGGTCATCGTCGGCCTGGTGGCCGGCGGCCTGCCCATAGGCATGGCCATCCCCATGGTGATGGGCGCCAACCTTGGCACCACCATCACCAACACCATCGTCTCCCTCGGCCATATCCGGGATCGGGGCGAGTTTCGCCGCGCCTTTGCCGCCGCCACCGTGCACGACTTCTTCAACCTGCTGGCGGTGTTCATCTTCCTGCCCCTTGAGCTGATGTTCGGCCTGCTGCAAAAGAGCGCCGAGGCGCTGGCCGACCTGCTGGCGGGCTCCGCCGACATGTCGATGCAGGGGATGGACTTCATGAAGCCGCTGCTCTCCCCGGCCCTCACCTTCATCGACGGCCTGGTGGCCTTCCTGCCGGGCAAAGGGCCCGCCATCGCCACCATCTGCATCGGCATTCTGCTGATCCTCGGCTGCGTCACCTGGCTCGGCAAGGTGCTGCAACGGGTGCTGGTGGGCCGTGCCAGGGATCTGCTGCACCGGGCGCTGGGTCGCGGCCCGCTGACCGGCATTGCCTCCGGCACCCTGGTCACCGTGATGGTGCAGTCCTCCTCCACCACCACCAGCCTGATGATCCCGCTGGCCGGCGGCGGCGTGTTCAGCACCCGTCAGCTCTACCCCTTCACCCTGGGCGCCAACATCGGTACTACGATCACCGCCCTGCTGGCCGCCACCGCCATCAGCGGCGCCGGTGCCAAGCTGGCGCTGACCATCGCCCTGGTGCACGTGCTATTCAACCTGTTCGCCGTGGTGCTCATCTACGGGGTGCCCTTCCTGCGCGAGCTGCCGGTCAAGGCGGCCGAGGGGCTGGCCCGGGTCGGCAGCGAGAACAAGCTGCTGGCGCTCGGTTACGTAGCGGGCCTCTTCTTCGCCCTGCCCGCCCTGATGATGGTGGCCGCCAAGTAA
- a CDS encoding NAD-dependent succinate-semialdehyde dehydrogenase codes for MSASQPALSLIKSLAYIDGRWCEAGGGRRFEVHNPATGQVITQVPDMDEGDTRRAIAAAHAAQPGWAALTAKERSNRLYAWFELIMANQEELARIMTCEQGKPLAEAKGEVAYGASFIQWFAEEGKRAYGRTIPGFSSDRRLATIKQPVGVVAAITPWNFPIAMITRKAGPALAAGCTIVIKPAAETPLCALALAALAEQAGIPAGVINIVTSHQAAAVGNELCNNKTVRKLSFTGSTRIGKLLMRQCADTMKKLSLELGGNAPFIVFDDADLDAAIAGALASKYRNAGQTCVCANRILVQAGIYDAFAEKLTAAVKAFKVGDGMSEGTQIGPLINPAAASKVAELVKQATAAGAELLLGGETHPAGPLFFQPTILGKVDKANPILQEEIFGPVAPLVRFETEAEAIALANDTPYGLAAYFYGRDIARVWRVAEQLEYGMVGINEGIISTELAPFGGIKESGLGREGAAEGLEEYLETKYLCFGGIR; via the coding sequence ATGTCAGCATCACAACCCGCACTCTCCCTGATCAAATCCCTTGCCTATATAGATGGCCGCTGGTGTGAAGCCGGCGGCGGACGCCGGTTCGAGGTGCACAACCCGGCCACCGGTCAGGTCATTACCCAGGTGCCCGACATGGACGAAGGCGACACCCGCCGCGCCATCGCCGCCGCCCACGCAGCCCAGCCCGGCTGGGCCGCGCTCACCGCCAAGGAGCGCAGCAACCGGCTCTACGCCTGGTTCGAGCTCATCATGGCCAACCAGGAGGAGCTGGCCCGCATCATGACCTGCGAGCAGGGCAAGCCGCTGGCCGAGGCCAAGGGGGAAGTGGCCTACGGCGCCAGCTTCATCCAGTGGTTCGCGGAAGAGGGCAAACGCGCCTACGGCCGCACCATTCCGGGTTTCTCCAGCGACCGCCGGCTGGCCACCATCAAGCAGCCGGTCGGGGTGGTCGCCGCCATCACCCCCTGGAACTTCCCCATCGCCATGATCACCCGCAAGGCGGGTCCGGCGCTGGCCGCCGGTTGCACCATCGTCATCAAGCCGGCCGCCGAGACGCCGCTGTGCGCGCTGGCGCTGGCGGCACTGGCGGAGCAGGCGGGCATCCCGGCCGGGGTCATCAACATCGTCACCAGCCATCAGGCTGCGGCGGTGGGCAACGAGCTGTGCAACAACAAGACGGTGCGCAAGCTCTCCTTCACCGGCTCCACCCGCATCGGCAAGCTGTTGATGCGCCAGTGCGCCGACACCATGAAGAAGCTGTCGCTGGAGCTCGGCGGCAACGCCCCCTTCATCGTGTTTGACGACGCCGATCTCGATGCCGCCATCGCCGGCGCACTCGCCTCCAAATACCGCAACGCCGGCCAGACCTGCGTCTGCGCCAACCGCATCCTGGTACAGGCCGGCATCTACGACGCCTTCGCCGAGAAGCTCACAGCCGCGGTCAAGGCCTTCAAGGTGGGCGACGGCATGAGCGAGGGCACCCAGATAGGCCCGCTCATCAACCCGGCCGCCGCCAGCAAGGTGGCCGAGCTGGTCAAACAGGCCACCGCCGCCGGCGCCGAGCTGCTGCTGGGGGGCGAAACACACCCCGCCGGCCCGCTCTTCTTCCAGCCCACCATTCTGGGCAAGGTGGATAAAGCCAACCCCATCCTGCAGGAGGAGATCTTCGGCCCGGTGGCGCCGCTGGTACGCTTCGAGACCGAAGCAGAGGCCATAGCCCTGGCCAACGACACTCCCTATGGTCTGGCCGCCTACTTCTATGGCCGCGACATCGCCCGCGTCTGGCGGGTGGCCGAGCAGCTCGAATACGGCATGGTCGGCATCAACGAGGGGATCATCTCGACCGAATTGGCCCCCTTTGGCGGCATCAAGGAGTCGGGCCTGGGCCGTGAAGGGGCGGCCGAGGGGCTGGAGGAGTACCTCGAGACCAAATACCTCTGCTTCGGCGGCATCCGCTAG
- a CDS encoding DODA-type extradiol aromatic ring-opening family dioxygenase, with protein MSIAPVWFISHGAPDLVLRDQPATHFLKNLRLGDLKGLVVISAHWFTRSELQINVEPNPALMYDFYGFPEPLYHIRWPASSPLWLQEAVSDQLLLAGLPAEPVRRELDHGVWSPLSLMDPASSVPLVQLSIPASFTPRQLWQLGEALQQLRAQGIGILASGAITHNLRALGPENSPVPGWARSFVNWLELTMSEGDRTALEDYRARAPGAVESHPHDDHLRPLFVALGAAGQDKPVKLHDSWDGGSLYMGSYRFG; from the coding sequence ATGTCTATCGCCCCCGTCTGGTTCATCTCCCATGGCGCCCCGGATCTGGTTCTGCGCGACCAGCCGGCGACCCATTTCCTCAAGAATCTGCGCCTTGGCGATCTCAAGGGACTGGTGGTCATCTCGGCCCACTGGTTTACCCGCAGCGAGCTGCAGATCAACGTCGAGCCCAATCCGGCCTTGATGTACGACTTCTACGGCTTCCCCGAGCCGCTCTACCACATCCGCTGGCCGGCCAGCAGCCCGCTCTGGCTGCAGGAGGCGGTGAGCGATCAGCTGCTGCTGGCGGGCCTGCCCGCCGAGCCGGTGCGCCGCGAGCTGGATCACGGGGTCTGGTCACCGCTCTCGCTGATGGATCCCGCCAGCAGCGTCCCGCTGGTGCAGCTCTCCATCCCGGCCAGCTTCACCCCGCGCCAGCTGTGGCAACTGGGGGAAGCGCTGCAACAGCTGCGCGCCCAGGGGATCGGCATCCTGGCCTCCGGCGCCATCACCCACAACCTGCGGGCGCTGGGGCCGGAAAACTCGCCGGTGCCGGGCTGGGCCCGCAGCTTCGTCAACTGGCTGGAGCTGACCATGAGCGAGGGCGATCGGACCGCGCTGGAAGATTACCGGGCACGGGCGCCGGGGGCGGTGGAATCCCACCCCCACGACGATCACCTGCGCCCGCTGTTCGTGGCGCTTGGCGCCGCCGGCCAGGACAAGCCGGTCAAGCTGCACGACAGCTGGGATGGCGGCAGCCTCTACATGGGTTCCTACCGCTTCGGTTGA
- a CDS encoding FKBP-type peptidyl-prolyl cis-trans isomerase, with the protein MKFVLIALLVAGVAYYFYSSSNNKKQAVENVRKGAEFLAANKEKPLVTTTASGLQYEVLTPGTGTIHPTATSKVKVHYEGKLLDGTIFDSSVARGEPIEFGLNQVIAGWTEGVQLMVEGEKTRFYIPANLAYGDRAAGKIPPGSVLIFDVELLGIQ; encoded by the coding sequence ATGAAATTCGTTTTGATCGCGCTGCTGGTTGCCGGCGTCGCCTACTACTTCTACTCGAGCAGCAACAACAAGAAGCAGGCCGTGGAAAACGTGCGCAAGGGCGCCGAGTTCCTCGCCGCCAACAAGGAAAAACCCCTGGTGACCACCACCGCCTCCGGCCTGCAGTATGAAGTGCTGACCCCGGGCACCGGCACAATTCACCCCACCGCCACCAGCAAGGTGAAGGTGCACTACGAGGGCAAGCTGCTGGACGGCACCATCTTCGACAGCTCGGTCGCCCGCGGCGAGCCCATCGAGTTTGGCCTCAACCAGGTGATCGCCGGCTGGACCGAAGGGGTGCAGCTGATGGTGGAAGGGGAGAAGACCCGCTTCTACATCCCCGCCAACCTCGCCTATGGCGATCGCGCCGCCGGCAAAATTCCGCCGGGATCCGTGCTGATCTTCGACGTAGAACTACTCGGTATTCAATAA
- the puuR gene encoding HTH-type transcriptional regulator PuuR, translating into MQQPQGETRWQSMTDNPMTDKGVAQSMGERLAATRRRLGLSQRRVAELSGLTHGAICMIEQDKVSPSVASLQKLLSVYELPLSRFFAEEEGGTPSVVIKAEQLIELGSQGVSMKLVHNGNNRRQLGFMLETYAPGTDTGGQVTHLGEEVGTVLEGSVILTVAGQAYPLSAGDSYVIDTGEPHSFSNPSGQVCRIVSAHTPANF; encoded by the coding sequence ATGCAGCAACCACAGGGCGAGACGCGCTGGCAGTCCATGACCGACAACCCCATGACGGACAAGGGCGTGGCGCAGAGCATGGGCGAGCGTCTGGCGGCGACCCGCCGGCGGCTCGGGCTCTCCCAGCGACGGGTCGCCGAGCTGAGCGGGCTGACCCATGGCGCCATCTGCATGATAGAGCAGGACAAGGTGAGCCCCTCGGTGGCCTCTTTGCAAAAACTGCTCAGTGTCTATGAGCTGCCGCTGTCGCGCTTCTTCGCGGAAGAGGAGGGCGGTACGCCGAGCGTGGTGATCAAGGCCGAGCAGCTGATCGAGCTGGGCAGCCAGGGGGTCTCCATGAAGCTGGTGCACAACGGCAACAACCGCCGCCAGCTCGGCTTCATGCTGGAGACTTACGCCCCCGGTACCGACACCGGCGGCCAGGTCACGCATCTGGGGGAGGAGGTGGGCACCGTGCTGGAGGGATCGGTGATCCTGACGGTGGCGGGCCAGGCCTATCCACTCAGCGCCGGGGACAGCTACGTGATCGACACGGGCGAGCCCCACAGTTTCAGCAATCCGTCGGGGCAGGTCTGCCGCATCGTCAGCGCCCACACCCCGGCCAACTTCTAG
- a CDS encoding APC family permease: protein MNAQPVGLKKSLKLWHVVIMGLAYLTPMAVFDTFGIVTEITEGHVPTAYLFALIGMLFTAMSYGHLVRKFPSAGSAYTYAQKVFHPYVGFMVGWVSLLDYMFMPMINMLLAKIYMEALFPSVEPWTYILGLATVMTLLNLRGIKLVANFNSLIVIMQFSIIAVFIGLIAWGVYHGEGLGTVASSRPFFSEHMNVAPLLTGASILCLSFLGFDAITTLSEETPDASRVIPRAIVLTALIGGVLFISVSYFLQLFFPDISRFQQPDAVLPEIALYVGGKLFQAVVLVCTTVAVLASGLASHAGVSRLLYVMGRDRALPSRFFAYVHPTWQTPALNVLLVGVLALSAVSFDLEMALALINFGALVAFTFVNLAVIAHFYVKLGHNKTLRDHLVFLLLPLCGAACIGVLWLNLEPASFELGLIWAALGALYLLLRLTVFRVQLRRPETDAS from the coding sequence ATGAATGCCCAACCCGTCGGCCTGAAAAAAAGCCTCAAACTGTGGCACGTGGTCATCATGGGGCTGGCTTACCTGACCCCCATGGCCGTGTTCGACACCTTCGGCATCGTCACCGAGATCACCGAAGGCCATGTGCCCACCGCCTACCTGTTCGCCCTCATCGGCATGCTGTTCACCGCCATGAGCTACGGCCACCTGGTACGCAAGTTTCCCTCGGCAGGCTCCGCCTATACCTATGCCCAGAAGGTGTTTCACCCTTACGTGGGTTTCATGGTGGGCTGGGTCTCCCTGCTCGACTACATGTTCATGCCGATGATCAACATGTTGCTGGCCAAGATCTACATGGAGGCCCTGTTCCCGAGCGTGGAACCCTGGACCTACATCCTCGGCCTGGCCACCGTCATGACCCTGCTCAACCTGCGCGGCATCAAGCTGGTGGCCAACTTCAACAGCCTGATCGTCATCATGCAGTTCAGCATCATCGCCGTCTTCATCGGCCTCATCGCCTGGGGTGTCTACCATGGCGAGGGGCTCGGCACGGTGGCGAGCAGCCGTCCCTTCTTCTCCGAGCACATGAATGTGGCCCCTCTGCTGACCGGCGCCTCCATTCTCTGCCTGTCGTTCCTCGGCTTTGACGCCATCACCACATTGAGTGAAGAGACCCCGGACGCCTCCCGGGTGATCCCCCGCGCCATCGTGCTGACGGCGCTGATCGGCGGCGTGCTGTTCATCTCCGTCTCCTACTTCCTGCAGCTGTTCTTCCCGGACATCTCCCGCTTCCAGCAACCGGATGCGGTGCTGCCGGAGATCGCCCTCTATGTGGGCGGCAAGCTGTTCCAGGCTGTGGTGCTGGTCTGCACCACGGTGGCGGTGCTGGCCTCCGGGCTCGCCTCCCACGCCGGCGTGTCGCGCCTGCTCTACGTGATGGGGCGGGATCGCGCCCTACCGAGCCGCTTCTTCGCCTACGTTCACCCGACCTGGCAGACCCCGGCCCTGAACGTGCTGCTGGTGGGGGTACTGGCACTCTCGGCGGTGTCGTTCGACCTGGAGATGGCGCTGGCGCTGATCAACTTCGGTGCCCTGGTGGCCTTCACCTTCGTCAACCTGGCGGTGATCGCCCACTTCTACGTCAAGCTCGGTCACAACAAGACGCTGCGGGACCATCTGGTGTTCCTGCTGCTGCCCCTGTGCGGGGCCGCCTGCATCGGCGTGCTCTGGCTCAACCTGGAGCCGGCCTCCTTCGAACTGGGGCTGATTTGGGCCGCCCTCGGCGCCCTCTATCTGCTGCTGCGCCTCACCGTGTTCCGGGTCCAGCTGCGCCGGCCCGAAACCGACGCCTCCTGA
- a CDS encoding APC family permease produces MAGAKLLKTLTLFQVVVMGLAYLTPMAVFDTFAIVGDITEGRVATAYLLALGGILLTAFSYGHLVRRFPSAGSAYTYAQKVFNPYIGFMVGWSSLLDYMFMPMINILLAKIYLTAMFPGVEPWIFIFGLVTVMTFLNLRGINLVANFNGVIVFIQLAIITVFLGLMGWGIYHGEGAATLLSSRPFHFESAGMVPLFTGATILCFSFLGFDGLSSLSEETPNAGKVIPRAIVLTALIGGIIFVAVSYFLQLYFPDLARFKEPDAVLPEIALYVGGTLFQSVVLVCTTVAVLASGMAAHAGVSRILYVMGRDRMIPERVFGYIHPKFRTPAINVLMVGALALSAVSFDLDMALALVNFGALVAFTFVNLSVIGQFWVREKRNKSLKEHLLFLVLPLLGAATIGALWINLEQSSLELGLIWAGLGVTYLFLRLAVFRIPFRQYEEAADTQ; encoded by the coding sequence ATGGCCGGTGCCAAGCTGCTCAAGACGCTCACCCTCTTCCAGGTAGTGGTGATGGGTCTGGCTTACCTCACACCCATGGCGGTATTCGATACCTTTGCCATCGTCGGTGACATTACCGAAGGCCGCGTCGCCACCGCCTATCTGCTGGCGCTCGGCGGCATCCTGCTGACCGCCTTCAGCTACGGCCATCTGGTGCGCCGCTTCCCCTCCGCGGGCTCGGCTTATACCTATGCCCAGAAGGTGTTCAACCCCTACATCGGCTTCATGGTCGGCTGGTCTTCCCTGCTCGACTACATGTTCATGCCGATGATCAACATCCTGCTGGCCAAGATCTACCTGACCGCCATGTTCCCCGGCGTCGAGCCCTGGATCTTCATCTTCGGTCTGGTAACCGTGATGACCTTCCTCAACCTGCGCGGCATCAACCTGGTGGCCAACTTCAACGGCGTCATCGTCTTCATCCAGCTCGCCATCATCACCGTCTTCCTCGGCCTGATGGGCTGGGGCATCTATCACGGTGAAGGGGCGGCGACCCTGCTGAGCAGCCGGCCGTTCCACTTCGAGTCGGCCGGCATGGTGCCGCTGTTTACCGGCGCCACCATCCTCTGCTTCTCGTTCCTGGGCTTCGACGGCTTGAGCTCGCTCTCCGAAGAGACCCCCAACGCCGGCAAGGTGATCCCGCGCGCCATCGTGCTGACCGCGCTGATCGGCGGCATCATCTTCGTGGCCGTCTCCTACTTCCTGCAGCTCTACTTCCCGGATCTGGCCCGCTTCAAGGAACCGGACGCCGTGCTGCCGGAGATCGCCCTCTACGTTGGCGGCACCCTGTTCCAGAGCGTGGTGTTGGTGTGCACCACAGTCGCGGTGCTGGCCTCCGGCATGGCTGCCCACGCCGGCGTGTCGCGCATCCTCTACGTGATGGGGCGTGACCGGATGATCCCGGAGCGGGTGTTCGGCTACATCCACCCGAAATTCCGCACCCCGGCCATCAACGTGCTGATGGTAGGCGCCCTGGCGCTCTCCGCGGTGTCGTTCGATCTGGACATGGCGCTGGCACTGGTGAACTTCGGTGCCCTGGTGGCCTTCACCTTCGTCAACCTGTCGGTCATCGGCCAGTTCTGGGTGCGCGAGAAGCGCAACAAGAGCCTCAAGGAACACCTGCTGTTCCTGGTGCTACCGCTGCTGGGCGCCGCCACCATAGGCGCGCTCTGGATCAACCTGGAGCAGAGCTCGCTGGAGCTGGGTCTGATCTGGGCCGGCCTCGGCGTCACCTATCTGTTCCTGCGCCTCGCGGTGTTCCGTATCCCCTTCCGTCAGTACGAAGAGGCGGCCGACACCCAGTAA
- the gabT gene encoding 4-aminobutyrate--2-oxoglutarate transaminase, which yields MSQSASNKAWQARREAAVVNGVGTLLPVFIERAQNAELWDVEGNRYIDFASGIAVLNTGHNHPKVVAAVRAQLEKFSHTCFQVTPYPGYIELAEKLNALVPGPTPKRTLFLSTGAEAVENAIKIARAHTGRSGTIAFKGGFHGRTMMGMALTGKVVPYKTGFGPFPGEVYHLPFPSDYLGVSEADALAALDLCFSSDIEPTRVAAIIIEPVQGEGGFYPASASFMQRLRQLCDQHGILLICDEIQSGFCRTGKTFATEYAGIEPDIMTLAKSLAGGFPLSAVVGKAEVMNAAKPGGLGGTYAGSPIACAAALAVLEVIEEEQLNQRANTQGEQIKARLQQLAERFDCIGDIRGPGAMVAMELVKQRDAARPDADLTKRLVAEAGKRGLVLLACGVRANVIRFLAPLTASPALVDEGLDLLEQALLAAQG from the coding sequence ATGAGTCAGTCAGCATCAAACAAGGCGTGGCAAGCGCGCCGCGAAGCGGCCGTGGTCAACGGCGTCGGCACCCTGCTGCCGGTGTTTATCGAGCGGGCGCAAAACGCCGAGCTGTGGGATGTGGAGGGCAACCGCTACATCGATTTTGCTTCCGGCATCGCCGTGCTCAACACCGGCCACAACCACCCGAAAGTGGTGGCGGCGGTGCGCGCGCAGCTGGAAAAATTCAGCCACACCTGCTTCCAGGTCACCCCCTACCCCGGCTATATCGAGCTGGCGGAAAAGTTGAATGCCCTGGTGCCCGGCCCCACCCCGAAACGCACCCTGTTTCTCTCCACCGGCGCCGAGGCGGTGGAGAACGCCATCAAGATCGCCCGCGCCCACACCGGCCGCAGCGGCACCATCGCCTTCAAGGGGGGCTTTCACGGCCGCACCATGATGGGGATGGCGCTCACCGGCAAGGTGGTGCCCTACAAGACCGGCTTCGGCCCCTTCCCGGGAGAGGTCTATCACCTGCCCTTCCCGAGCGACTATCTGGGGGTGAGCGAGGCCGATGCGCTGGCTGCGCTGGATCTCTGCTTCAGCTCGGATATCGAGCCAACCCGGGTGGCCGCCATCATCATCGAGCCGGTGCAGGGTGAAGGGGGCTTCTACCCCGCCTCCGCCAGCTTCATGCAGCGCCTGCGCCAGCTGTGCGATCAGCACGGCATCCTGCTCATCTGCGACGAGATCCAGAGCGGTTTCTGTCGCACCGGCAAGACCTTCGCCACCGAATATGCCGGCATCGAGCCGGACATCATGACCCTGGCCAAGAGCCTGGCCGGCGGCTTCCCGCTCTCCGCCGTGGTGGGCAAGGCGGAGGTGATGAACGCCGCCAAGCCGGGTGGTCTGGGCGGTACCTATGCCGGCTCCCCCATCGCCTGCGCTGCCGCCCTGGCGGTGCTGGAGGTGATCGAAGAGGAGCAGCTCAACCAACGGGCCAATACTCAGGGCGAGCAGATCAAGGCCCGCCTGCAGCAGCTGGCGGAGCGCTTTGACTGCATCGGCGACATCCGCGGCCCCGGCGCCATGGTGGCCATGGAGCTGGTCAAACAGCGCGATGCGGCCAGACCGGATGCCGACCTCACCAAGCGACTGGTGGCCGAGGCGGGCAAGCGTGGACTGGTGCTGCTGGCCTGCGGTGTGCGCGCCAACGTCATCCGCTTCCTGGCGCCGCTGACGGCCTCGCCGGCCCTCGTCGACGAGGGGCTGGATCTGCTCGAGCAGGCCCTGCTGGCAGCCCAGGGCTGA